GGCAGCTCTGGGCCCCGTAACCCGGGCCGGCTGGGCGGAGGCGGGCTGAACCCGAGCAGTTGGGACTCTCCTGCGCCCCGTAGCAGGGACTTTGTTGGCGGGGGCTGTCCGACTCCAGACAGGGTCCCggagcgggggcggggccggggcggaGGGGCGGGGCCCTGAGCGTGGGGGCGAACGCCGGGGCGCCGTCTGTTTCCCGGGCAGCTCCGCGGACATGGACGTGTTCCAGAAAGTAGAGAAGATCGGAGAGGGCACCTACGGGGTGGTGTATAAGGCCAAGAACAAGGAGACGGGGCAGCTCGTGGCCCTCAAGAAGATCAGGCTGGATCTGTGAGTGCTGGGCCGGCCCCTGAGACACCCCAGCCACCCCGTCCACCTCTTGTCTCAGGGTTTCACATTCAGCGCCTTACCCGAAAGCTGCCCAGCTACCCCCGGGTGGCCACCCCAAGCTTTGCCTTGGGCCCCTGGTGGGAATGAGTGTGCTCTGAGGAGCCCAGCGCCGAGGGATGGGCCGTCCTGAGGGAATATGGAACACGGGCGACTCCCCCCCAGAGCAGAAGCACCCTTCTTGGCTTCCTGCCTCCACTGCTGTACCCTCCCTTCCTGCAGGGAGACCGAGGGGGTCCCAAGCACCGCCATCAGGGAGATCTCCCTGCTCAAAGAGCTTAGGCACCCCAACATCGTCAggtgaggtggggaaggaggcggGGAAGCCGGGCCTGTGCCAGGCCCCCTGGGAGCCGCATCCTGACCGGCGTCCCCGGCCAGGCTGCTGGACGTGGTGCACAACGAGAAGAAGCTGTATCTGGTCTTTGAGTTCCTCAGCCAGGACCTGAAGAAGTTCATGGACTCCACCCCAGTCTCTGAGCTCCCCCTGCACTTGGTCAAGGTACCGAGGGGAGCGCGGGGGAGGACGCCCTGCTGGGCCGGCCAGTCGTCCACCCCAGCTCATCCAGCCCCTCTCACGCTCGCTGTTGCAGAGTTACCTCTTCCAGCTGCTGCAGGGGGTGAGCTTCTGCCACTCGCACCGGGTCATCCACCGGGACCTGAAGCCCCAGAATCTGCTCATCAATGAGCTGGGTGCTATCAAGCTGGCTGACTTTGGACTGGCCCGAGCCTTCGGGGTGCCCCTACGCACTTACACCCACGAGGTGCCACgggacagaggggagagaagggcagcTGAGGCGAAGCCACCCGTGTCCTCAGCTACCCCAAGTGATGCTGTCCCCTCGTCCCCACAGGTGGTGACACTCTGGTATCGAGCCCCTGAGATCCTCTTGGGCAGCAAGTTCTATTCGACAGCTGTCGACATCTGGAGCATTGGCTGCATCTTCGCAGAGATGgtagagagagggacagacacaGCCCCAGGGAGGCCCCAGGCAGGGTCCTGctgaggtggggcggggggctctGATCCACCTGTTAGAGGGGGATTAAGGGACTGACTGGAGGACTGAGGAATTGGGCCTGAGTCCAGAAAGGCCAGGATTCTTAGCACAGCCCTGGGACAGGTCTTGGAGGTGCCTCCCTGGCCTGGCCTCTTATCTGGAATTGGATTCCCAGTGATGAGGGAGGGGTCCCCACAGCTTCTCCACTCCCTCGCTCCAGATGACCTGCAAAGCTCTGTTTCCTGGTGACTCTGAGATCGACCAGCTCTTTCGCATCTTTCGGACCCTGGGGACCCCCAGTGAAGCCATGTGGCCAGGAGTCACCCAGCTGCCCGACTATAAGGGCAGCTTCCCCAAGTGGaccaagaaggggctggaggacGTTGTGCCCAATCTGGAGCCGGAGGGCAAGGACCTGCTCATGGTAGGTGCAGGGAGGTGGCCGGCAAGGGCAAGAAGGGCCGCCTGGCTCCCGCTGCTGCTCCCACTGGAAGCGTCCCTTTTGTTAGCCAGTGTCTTGTGTAACCCCGGCTCCTTCCGAGTCCAAGCTGGTCTCTTCTCTGACCGCTGTGCACAGCCGGCTCGTTCCCGTCCCTGTGCCTATTGATTGTTCCACCTGGAGACCTCTCCTGCGATAAGTCCAGCGTTCACCCTCCCTGTTAAACCTCTGTTCTAGTCAGCTCTGTGCTGTGACTCTTGCCCTTTTTTCCTAAGTCGCTGTGCGTTTTGGGTAATTCTCCCTGCGGTCATTATCACCCCGTCTAAACTGTAAGCTTTTCCAGGCAGGGACCACAGCTGCTCCTGCGTCACTattctgccttccacagtggtCACTCTCACACGAGGCCAGTcccggcccctggcccctgccGCAGCCCTCACTCACCCCTCCTGTCGCACCACCTTGACCCCTTGGGCTGGCCCAGACCAGGGTGCCTCCAAAGACTCAGGCACGTTTCTCCCTCTAATCCGGTGTTGATCAGAGGATGGCTGGGCAGTGTTTTCATCTTCGGGCTGCGTGCCCAGCTTTCCAGACCTCTGTGTGTGCCAGCCCCGCCAGCTGGGCGGCACAGACTCTCAAGCAAGGCTTTCAGGACTCTGTCCTGGTCACTCGGAGGCAGGGGGTCCCTCCATAGCCTGGCTGGGGACCCCCCCACAAGTGTGCTGCTCCCTGGCAGATTTGGCCCATACCCAGGGAGCAGTCTGTCTCAGCCAGAGGTCAGTGGGGGCCTGGAAACctcagtgaggaagggagagaccaACAGCCTTAGGAGCCTGTAGGAGACCGGGTGActcagcagggctgggccagAGCTAAGTCTCAGTCTCCACGTTCCGGGAGTGTCCAGAACTGGCTCCTGAGCTGGGAGGCAGTGGCTTTGTGCAGTTCTGGGCCTGAAGGCAGCACTCCCGGGGCTCAGGGTCCCCAGACGGGATTCACCTGGGAAGGTAATTCCTCTCCCTACCCTGGCCACACCCAGGCGcaatctctttcctcttcctcctgccttcaCAGCAACTGCTGCAGTACGACCCCAGCCAGCGGATCTCAGCCAAGGGCGCCCTTGCCCATCCATACTTCTTGTCCACCAAGACCCCCCTGGCCCCCCACCAGTGTGTGCTGGAGCATTTTTGCCGCTGAGAGTGTGTGAGGCCACCACCCTCGAGcctccctccagctgctgccccagccgcCTCCTCACCAGCTTTCCAAGAAAGAAAACGTGtctggagagagagcagagctCTAAGGAATTTGGCATCAGCCATCGGGGCTGAGTTTGGGTTAGTCCTGCCGACAAGTTAGTGAGTTCCTGTGTTGTTCATTGGGTTCGATGGTGCCGTTTCAAGTTGGGAGTACAGAAGCTCTGTGCACAAGGGGTATGTTAGAGGCGGGGTCTCCTGGCAGTGGGGCAACAGGCCAACAAGAGCACGCTGCCCTGCAGAGCCTGACTCTATGGGAAAGGGTGCCCCCTGCTGGCCTTTTTGGGTTTAACGTGTTTTGGAAAAGAGTTGTTTTCTAGTTAAAAGTAGAGTATTAAGttaaaagagggagaggggacattTCTCTGATTCCGGGGGAGATCGGGGAGCGTGTAGCTGTTCTAAGTAGTCGTCACTTAGGATATGCTCACATTTGTTTGTCTCtggctttaagaacaggaaataaaagtGATACACTGAGTTTTCCCGTGTTATTCTGTTGGGGGCATGCCAGGGACTCACCATCCTCGATCTCTTTCCATGACCTGTCAGCATATCCCTCCCGGGATCAAAGGGGCCTCACCTGCGGAGAGCCCCAGGTTCCCACGAGGCCCAGTGGGCATGCTCACTCCTCACCCGGGAAGTGGTGTCCCTGGTGCTCGTGCCCCAGACACATTCACTCTACCTCAGCGGTCCCCAacggatgggggtggggggcagagggcggGGACAGGAGGTGAACTCAGGTGCTATTCTTCGCTTGGTTGCTTGCTCCCTTccgctgctcacctcctgctgtggggctggggccctAACAGGCCATGGCCCCCGGGTCATACTCTACATCCCCAACTGTGAACGACGCGTGGGAGAATGCATTTATTGGAAGTACTGGGTTGGGGAGGAACAGCTCTGCTGGTTTCTGGGTCTGGGGATAGATTGGACACCAAAGTTAGGGGCGGGACCCAACACCATGAATGCTGAGTGATGGAACAGGATCAGACAGCAGAAGACCCACACCCCGGATTAGGCTGCTCTGGGGTGAGGGGTGCATGCACCctaccacccccccccctccacGTAGACTTCTGAGACTTAGCCCCATCAGCGCAGCGCACGCGGTATGGTGGGGGAGGCCGAGCGGAAGCAGTGGTACCCCTCTAGCGCAGCAGGGAGGAGCAGCAGGCCGCTTAGGGGGTCTTTCCGGCAGCGTCCCATGGCTTCCTTATAGCTCAGACGCTCTTTGGAGATGGGGTCTGTCAGATCCTTCTCATAGCTGGACTCATCCTGCAGGAGCTGGGCCAACTCTTCACTGATCATTCCGGAGAGCACGGCCTGCGGGATTGGGATACGGCCTGTCCTCTTGGGGTCGATGAGCCCCCCGGTCAGGTGCTGCACCAGCAGGTGCGGGAGCACGCTCTCCCGGGGCATCCAGCCCTTCTGGATGGCCTCGCCCACCGACAGCCTCTTCTTGGTGATGGGATCCTCGATGCCGGTGAAGGCCTTCTGGGCATTGAGTAGCCTCTGCGTTGAGGTGTTCTCGATCAGCCCCCTCTCGATGGCCTTGTGCACGGAGTAGCGCTCCCGGCTGAGGAGGTCCACGATGCCACCCGTGGCCGCCTGGGCCTCCAGCAGCTTCTGCCCAGTGATGGGGTCCAGCATGTTCTTGGCCATGGCCGTCTTGATGGTGCACTTGTTGTCTGTGGTTGTGTCATAGACGCCGGCGATGGGGAAGCTGTCATCACCAAGCCCGAGGGGGAAGCcaggagagaagaaacaggaactctggggggctggggagatggCCGGGGACTTGGAGATGATGGAGCCGATGGAGAGTGAGGAGCAGGGCTTGGTCTCCCCTGCCACGAGCAGGGCGAACTCAGAGATGGGCAGGTGGCCATCCTTGTAGAGATGGTACTCCTCCTTGGAGATGCGCCGGCAGCACAGGGCGGCCTCGATGGAGTACTGCTTCCCGCTCTTGCGATCCAGGAGCACCGACTCCTCCCCACAGGGTCCCGAGGTGGTGACCTCCTCCCAGTCACACTCGAGTTCCTGCAGCTGGAGGTACTGGTCTCGACTGATGATGCCCCTCTTGTAGGCCTCATACGGGGACATGTCCTTCCCTGTGTCGGGCTCCAAGATGGAGATCTTGGTGGAAAGGTTGGTCTCTCGCGTCTGGGTCTCCTGGTTGAGCTCTTCCCGGCTCACTTTGGTGTGCAGATCCCGGAGTGTCCTCTCCTTCTCGTAGATCTGGTCCTTTTCCTGGAGGATGGCCACCTTGAGCTGCGAGAGCTCCTGGCCCTGCTGGGTGGCCTTGTGCCGCTCGCTCTCTGTCTTCTGGCTGAGCAGCTTCACCTCCTCCTGCAGCTGCAGCACCTTCTGCTGCTTCTGTCTCTCCAGCTCCCGcagctcctgctgcagctgcttgCACTCCTGGCTTGCCTGGTTCCGGGCCTTCTGGAGCTCAGCCTCCTCCCGGGTCCAGGTCCTGCTCAGCGCTTCGGCCCTATCGATCCGCTCCCGGAGGCGCTGCACCTCCTCCTCTCGGCCCTTCCGGCCTGCGCGCTCCCTACTGAGCATCTCCCACACCCGGGACCGCTCGCCCTCCAGGACCCGGTCCTTCTCCACCCTGATCACTTCCTTGTAGATGGTCTTCTCTTGTGATTTGGTTTTCTGGAGGATGTCAATCTGGACCTGCAGGTTCTTGCACTCCCGATGCAGCTCTGTCACCTGGGTCTTCTCCTGATCCAGGTCCTGCCGCAGGGCTTCTGTGGACTTCTCCAGCTCCGGGTCCTTCTCCATCTTGACCACCTCCTCCATGATGATCTTCTCCTGCACCGCAGGAGGCCGCTTCTCGAGCTCCTGGATTCGCAAGGTCAGCCGCCGCAGCTCCTTCTCCACGGCCAGCTTCTTGTCACGGTCCTCCTGGAAGCTGAGCAGACCCTCCTTCTCTTCCACACTGGCCAGCAGCTGCTGCACCTCCCGTTCCAACTGCCGCCGCTGGCCCACCTCCTCGTCCAGGCTCCGGCTCAGCCGCCCGTGTTCCTCGTGGAGCTTCGGGTCCTTCTGGGTGACCACCACCTCCTGCACCACCACCTTCTCCTCCGGCCGCCTCCTCTCCAGCAGCAGGTACTTGTTCTGCAGCTCGTAGACCTCATCCTCAGTGGCTCGCCGCTTCTGGGTCGCCTCCCGCACCTCCTGGCGGAGCCGCTCAGCCTCCTTCTCCAGGACTGGGTCCTTCTCGTGGCGCACCACCTCCTTGCTCACCGTCTTGGTCTCCACCTTGGACCGCTCCCGCTTCCACTCGTCACGCTCCCCCTGCAGCCGGATGTGCTGCTCCTGGGCCCGCCCGCTGGTGTTGACCAGCTCGTTGAGCTGAGCCTTCAGGCGGTCGATTTCCCGCAGCACCTCTGGGTTCCTCTCGTGCTTGACCACCTCCTGCGTCACCTCCTTGTACTCCACCACGGGCTTCTGGGCCCGCAGGACCGTCAGGTCAGGCAGCAGCCTCTCCACCTCCTTCTCCATGCTGCTCCTCTTGCTGGCTGTCTTCTGCAGCTCGGCCCTGAGCCGTGCGATCTCCCGCTCAGTCTCTGGATCCACCTGGAAGGTCTCGTGGACACGCTCCTGCAGCTCCACTTTGGGCTTCTGCTTCTCCACCTCACTGTACTTGTCCTGCAGCTCCTTCAGCTCCTTGGCCAGCGTCGCGTTCTTactcctctcctcttccaggaggCTCCGTAGCCTGGACGCCTCTTTGATGAGGCCTGGGTCCTGCTCCACCTTCTTCGCCTCCTTCACGATCACCTTGGGCTGCACAGTGCTGATTTCTCGCTCCAGGTCTTCGATGCGGGCCTGCAGCCTGGCCACGGCCTCATCTGCCCTCTTCCTCTGCTCAGTGTCTTCCTCAATCTGCAGCCTCAGGGCTCGGGCTGCCTTGACCATTTCCAGATCCTTCTCCACCTTGACCACTTCCTTCACCACAACCTTCTCCTTCACATTCGCCTCCTTCTGCTCAAGGGCCAGCAGCTCCTTCTTCAGCTGCTCCAGCCGGGCAGTGATGGCAGTGTTCTCTCCCCGGAGGTGCTGGAGCTCGCTGCTGAGCCGGGCCGCCTGGCTGTCCAGGCCGGGGTCCTTCTCTATCTGGGTCACCTCCTTGGTCAGCAGATGTGGCTGCATGGCCTTCCTCTTGCTCTCCAGCTGGACGACCTTCTGGGCCGCCACCTCCAGGTCTGCCTGCAGACTGGCCCGCTTTTTGCCCTCGTCCTCCACCTGGGACTTCACCCTGGACAAGCTGCTCTCCAGCTGGGGGTCCCGATAAAACTCCACCACTTCTTTCTCCTCCAGCCTCTCCAAGGGCCTCTGGGTCCTCAGCTGTAGCAGCTGACTCCTCTGCTCCTCCAGCTCACGCTGCACCCGGGCCACCcgttttctctcctcctccaactGGGACTTCAGGGCCTCTGACTCCCTTCCTGCTTGGGCTGGGCTCTCAGACCCTCGCTGTGCACCATGTGTCACCCGGATATCCTCACTGAGCTCCTTCTGCAGAGTGAGAGGAAGAATGGGAGAGtactggggaggagaggaagcaaaTGAGCCCCATTCCTCCTCCCACTCAAGATCAGAGacccctctctgcttcctgagaCATCCCTCCCAGCAGGTTCTGGGAGGTGGAGCTGAAGACCTGAGATGCTTGGATGCAGCATTTTGAGAGGACCCATTAGTCCCATGATGTTAGGATGCAAGACAGGGCTCAGgccagtttgcacaggaatatgcAAATAGGACAGGTGTTGCCTTCcaacctttcccccttccccttccattCAGGCTCCCCAAAATTGGTCCACACTGCTCTGGGGGATGCTGGAGTACTCCTCTGGGCAGGAAAAGCTGGCAAGTCCCTTGGCCATCCACCAAGAGTCATGGAGAGCC
This window of the Desmodus rotundus isolate HL8 chromosome 9, HLdesRot8A.1, whole genome shotgun sequence genome carries:
- the EVPL gene encoding envoplakin, encoding MPLASPSEESTEQRHGRPGAAPPRQSPAEPPARTHAAACQVQPEPAPAFTTMFKGLSKGSQGKGSPKGSPGKGSPSKPSRAATQDLALLITRMQANADQVERDILETQKRLQQDRLHSEQSQALQHRQEVGRNLKEAEVLLKDLFLDVDKARRLKHPQAEEIEKDIKQLHERVTQECAEYRALYETVVLPPNMGPRVDWARVLDQKQKQVREGQYGPGMAELEQQIAEHNILQKEIDSYGQQLRNLVGPDANTIRSQYRDLLKAASWRGQSLGSLYTHLQGCTRQLSALTQEQQRILQQDWSDLMADPVGVRREYEHFKEQELLSQEQCVNQLEDDGERMVELGHPAVGPIQVHQEALKMEWQNFLNLCICQESHLQHVEDYRWFQGEADAVSQTLAKLSAGLDTQYDPAPGGAPGAPTELLLQLEAEEKKLAVAEKTIGDLQRRSQGVAPLPQRRKLPQQPLNVDSLCDWDTGEVQLLRGERYTLVDNTDPHTWVVQGPGGETKRAPATCFCIPAPDPEVVTRASKLASELQALKQKFATVQSRLKASAAEPFRPGQQAPAGSATADLQAQKLLTQMTRLDKDLEKIEKQVLAWARAPLSRTTPLEDLEGRIQNHKGTAQQLQSLGAEKEAAQKECEAFLSARPAGPAALHLPVALNNVKNKYSDVQVLCNLYGEKAKAALDLERQIQDADRVIRGFESTLAQEAPIPAGPGTLQERVSELQRQRRELLEQQACVLGLHRGLKATEHACSALQNNFHEFCQDLPSQQRRVRALTDRYHALGDQLDLREKMLQDAGLTYQQFKNCRDNLSSWLEHLPRNQLRPSDGPSQIAYKLQAQKRLLREIQGREQDRATVSRVTQDLQEALQDYELQADTYRCSLEPTQAGSAPKRPRVAPLQENIQAQEKQLTKAYTEAVAVHQQQLHQLEFARKMLEKKELSEDIRVTHGAQRGSESPAQAGRESEALKSQLEEERKRVARVQRELEEQRSQLLQLRTQRPLERLEEKEVVEFYRDPQLESSLSRVKSQVEDEGKKRASLQADLEVAAQKVVQLESKRKAMQPHLLTKEVTQIEKDPGLDSQAARLSSELQHLRGENTAITARLEQLKKELLALEQKEANVKEKVVVKEVVKVEKDLEMVKAARALRLQIEEDTEQRKRADEAVARLQARIEDLEREISTVQPKVIVKEAKKVEQDPGLIKEASRLRSLLEEERSKNATLAKELKELQDKYSEVEKQKPKVELQERVHETFQVDPETEREIARLRAELQKTASKRSSMEKEVERLLPDLTVLRAQKPVVEYKEVTQEVVKHERNPEVLREIDRLKAQLNELVNTSGRAQEQHIRLQGERDEWKRERSKVETKTVSKEVVRHEKDPVLEKEAERLRQEVREATQKRRATEDEVYELQNKYLLLERRRPEEKVVVQEVVVTQKDPKLHEEHGRLSRSLDEEVGQRRQLEREVQQLLASVEEKEGLLSFQEDRDKKLAVEKELRRLTLRIQELEKRPPAVQEKIIMEEVVKMEKDPELEKSTEALRQDLDQEKTQVTELHRECKNLQVQIDILQKTKSQEKTIYKEVIRVEKDRVLEGERSRVWEMLSRERAGRKGREEEVQRLRERIDRAEALSRTWTREEAELQKARNQASQECKQLQQELRELERQKQQKVLQLQEEVKLLSQKTESERHKATQQGQELSQLKVAILQEKDQIYEKERTLRDLHTKVSREELNQETQTRETNLSTKISILEPDTGKDMSPYEAYKRGIISRDQYLQLQELECDWEEVTTSGPCGEESVLLDRKSGKQYSIEAALCCRRISKEEYHLYKDGHLPISEFALLVAGETKPCSSLSIGSIISKSPAISPAPQSSCFFSPGFPLGLGDDSFPIAGVYDTTTDNKCTIKTAMAKNMLDPITGQKLLEAQAATGGIVDLLSRERYSVHKAIERGLIENTSTQRLLNAQKAFTGIEDPITKKRLSVGEAIQKGWMPRESVLPHLLVQHLTGGLIDPKRTGRIPIPQAVLSGMISEELAQLLQDESSYEKDLTDPISKERLSYKEAMGRCRKDPLSGLLLLPAALEGYHCFRSASPTIPRALR
- the CDK3 gene encoding cyclin-dependent kinase 3; the protein is MDVFQKVEKIGEGTYGVVYKAKNKETGQLVALKKIRLDLETEGVPSTAIREISLLKELRHPNIVRLLDVVHNEKKLYLVFEFLSQDLKKFMDSTPVSELPLHLVKSYLFQLLQGVSFCHSHRVIHRDLKPQNLLINELGAIKLADFGLARAFGVPLRTYTHEVVTLWYRAPEILLGSKFYSTAVDIWSIGCIFAEMMTCKALFPGDSEIDQLFRIFRTLGTPSEAMWPGVTQLPDYKGSFPKWTKKGLEDVVPNLEPEGKDLLMQLLQYDPSQRISAKGALAHPYFLSTKTPLAPHQCVLEHFCR